In the Zingiber officinale cultivar Zhangliang chromosome 5A, Zo_v1.1, whole genome shotgun sequence genome, acaaaaaataaatttgaagctGAAGAAAAACCACTGAATGCCTACCTTACTTTTCTTGAGTTTGTGGTTATCAACAGAATCATCATTGCCTTCGTGTTTCCTCTTCTGAATTATAAATATATGAATAAGTAAAATTGTAAGTCCATGGGGCTAAATAAAAATGATTGTTACACAACAAGAACAAGAACCTTCTCGTGATGCTTCTTTGAGTGGTCACCACCAGAATCATGATGTCCACTTTTATCTTTCTTCTTTTCTCGATCTttatctttactcctatctttatggCGATGTTTGTGCTTCTTGTGTTCCTTGTCTCTATCTTTGTCCTTGTGTTTTTTGTGCTTCCTCTCCTTGTCCTTAGAATCTCCTCTTGATTTCCCTGGAATGGTAGGTATTCCTTTCTCTGACTGCAAAACATTACAGGATCTTATAGAAAAATTAATCAAGCATATACAAGTTTACAATGGAACGATAAATTTGTTACCGAAGGCAAATCAATGGGAGTTGTATCTCTCAGCTGAAATGCCTGTCCTAGCATCTCCAAGTCAAATTGTTGCATTTGAGCTGTTGTTTCTCTTGAGTATGGAGCACTCTGTAGGAGTTGACCTAACTCCATTCCTTCTCCCTTCCGGATTTCTGTGTCTCCACCAACATTGTGGAGATAATGTGTGTCTGCAACTGACAAAGGAAGAGGTCTTTTGCAGAAGAAATCATAGTGTCCTGATAGCTTGTAGTGGTTTATCAAATCAATAGCACCCGTAGGTTCTCTGGGCCCTGTATACTCAaacaaaaaaaagataaaaacattaaaaattaaagtaGATACTATCATATCAAATAGATCGGTTCAAAAACTTGAATCGTGATATAATTTTGGTATTTAACTGGAACGGCATGATACTCTTTTTTGGAACCGTGCTATTATTCCAACATATGATGATGGTGGCAAattggagaaggaagaagaaaaaaagtgaGCACAACCATAAACCTATTGACTTTGTATCCCATTAGAATGGTATAGTTTTAACCCTATGTTATATGGACACAAACTAAAAAATAAAGAACATTATTTAATTCATCTTAACGAGTATTGTACCATACTAAGGGGTGTCAAATGTTGACATGAAATGAAACTCATCGACATAATTGAGTTAGCGATACATGAAAAATTACTTATGCCAAGAAATATCAATTTTTAGTAATTTATGAGAACAATACATTTCGACTATATCGCCTACCACAATAtgagatttaaatatatatatatatactatacaAATAGTAATACTATTTATTCTTCATCAATATTACATATGAAAACACTGTCAACAAAATGAACAAGTTCCAAAATACAAAAACTTGGCCTATTCATATGGGAAgcaaaaaaaaaggtaaaaactACATTAAAGGCTTACATCTACTATTTTGGGACAATTTTGCATTATTGCGTAAAATTTTTCTGGTTACTCTTTTGCATTCACTAAGATACACGAGTTTCTCGAGTTGTTTAAGTGGTATCGAAGCCTAAACGTCTGCTATTCCCTCTATCTGTAGTTCCTACTCTCAAAACTAGCAACCTCATCAAGCATGCCCATCATTGTCGTCTTCCTCTAGCATCCATACTGAAACACATCAATCACCCAATCACTCACAACACCATTGCATCCACTTTTAGAAAACCAAAACTATCTCTAGCACCAACCACATATCATTTATAACCACTACCTTGCATACCAATGGCAAGTGTGATACTTCCCATCGCATGCCAGCAACCATTACACCTACCATCCACCACGACTAAATTGATATATCCTACTTATCTACCCTAGCCAGAAAATTCTAACAAAAACCAACCAAATGCACCACCAACAACCACCTACTTGAGTAATTAGCATTGCCACTATCATCAATGAATCTGACACTTGTTTATTCATTTGAAGCCATTATTTCCACCAAAGTCAAATCTTTCCCTTTAACTCCAGCAGCAACACCTCCACCAACCCACCAATACCGGTCTATCAATTCGATCTCCACCAACCACCAAGGGTAAACTTAGTGCCTACTCCTAATGTTGACACTCTTAAATACTGTCAAGCTTCATAGCTTTATGAAATGCCACAATCTAATCTTCCAATATGCACTTTCCATCAACTCACATATGATACAACAATTGCATCAACAAAACAATCAGGGAAGAAAACTCTGAATAGGAGACCAAATTTATCACCATTAAATCTGATCATTCACTCACAATGGATCTAGCTAAAAACAAAAACATG is a window encoding:
- the LOC121981437 gene encoding mediator of RNA polymerase II transcription subunit 19a-like isoform X1, with translation MMDPEGKKFGRGPREPTGAIDLINHYKLSGHYDFFCKRPLPLSVADTHYLHNVGGDTEIRKGEGMELGQLLQSAPYSRETTAQMQQFDLEMLGQAFQLRDTTPIDLPSSEKGIPTIPGKSRGDSKDKERKHKKHKDKDRDKEHKKHKHRHKDRSKDKDREKKKDKSGHHDSGGDHSKKHHEKKRKHEGNDDSVDNHKLKKSKHKSPKIEEVGGIKVAS
- the LOC121981437 gene encoding mediator of RNA polymerase II transcription subunit 19a-like isoform X2, whose product is MMDPEGKKFGRGPREPTGAIDLINHYKLSGHYDFFCKRPLPLSVADTHYLHNVGGDTEIRKGEGMELGQLLQSAPYSRETTAQMQQFDLEMLGQAFQLRDTTPIDLPSSEKGIPTIPGKSRGDSKDKERKHKKHKDKDRDKEHKKHKHRHKDRSKDKDREKKKDKSGHHDSGGDHSKKHHEKKRKHEGNDDSVDNHKLKKT